A window of the Desulfobulbaceae bacterium genome harbors these coding sequences:
- a CDS encoding PAS domain-containing sensor histidine kinase: AREKNIQILLKCDGAIRAPMNSHLMEQALSNLIVNAIKYTEAGSKVLVRAIEENPRTILIEVEDFGIGIDEKHLPRLFERFYRSDKARSRKLGGTGLGLAIVKHIVMAHHGRVGVRSTVKKGTTFMIRLPRHRVLPEDFDG; the protein is encoded by the coding sequence GCAAGGGAAAAAAATATCCAGATTCTTTTGAAGTGCGATGGTGCAATCAGAGCTCCAATGAATAGCCATTTGATGGAGCAGGCGCTATCCAACCTGATTGTTAATGCGATAAAATACACTGAAGCCGGCAGCAAGGTCCTGGTCAGAGCCATTGAAGAAAACCCCAGAACCATATTGATTGAAGTAGAAGATTTTGGAATAGGTATCGATGAAAAGCATCTCCCCCGACTGTTTGAACGATTCTATCGAAGTGACAAGGCGAGAAGCCGAAAACTGGGAGGCACGGGGTTAGGGCTTGCCATTGTCAAACACATTGTAATGGCCCATCATGGAAGAGTTGGGGTTCGGAGCACAGTAAAAAAAGGGACAACTTTTATGATCAGGTTACCCCGCCATCGAGTTCTGCCCGAAGATTTTGATGGGTAA
- a CDS encoding response regulator transcription factor, which translates to MKGKLILSVEDEEDIQQLVSYNLMKAGYQVICAESGEEALEKLGTEKPDLIILDLMLPGMNGLEVCKHIKKTDSLKNIPVVMLTAKSEEVDIITGLEIGADDYITKPFSPKILIARIKNALRRRAEEKTKEKDISEDSIVVRGAIVMDPGRFETKVNGQTVSLTLTEFSILKILVRRPGWVFSREQIIDSVRGFDYSVTPRAVDVHIFSLRKKLGPAGMQIEAVRGIGYRFKEDA; encoded by the coding sequence ATGAAAGGAAAACTTATTCTCAGCGTCGAAGATGAAGAGGATATTCAGCAGCTTGTCAGTTATAATCTGATGAAGGCCGGTTACCAGGTGATCTGCGCTGAATCAGGCGAAGAGGCCCTTGAAAAATTAGGCACTGAAAAACCGGACTTGATCATTCTTGATCTTATGCTTCCAGGTATGAATGGTCTGGAGGTATGCAAACATATAAAAAAAACAGATTCCCTCAAAAATATTCCTGTCGTTATGCTCACCGCCAAGAGTGAAGAGGTCGATATCATTACCGGTTTGGAAATCGGAGCTGATGACTACATAACAAAACCGTTTAGCCCTAAGATCTTGATCGCTCGGATAAAAAATGCTTTGAGGCGTCGCGCAGAAGAAAAAACCAAAGAAAAAGATATCAGTGAAGATAGTATTGTCGTCCGGGGAGCCATCGTAATGGATCCAGGCCGGTTTGAAACAAAGGTCAACGGTCAGACGGTGTCGTTAACCTTGACAGAGTTCAGTATCCTTAAAATATTGGTACGGCGTCCGGGTTGGGTTTTCAGCCGGGAACAGATCATCGACTCGGTTCGAGGCTTTGATTACTCGGTAACGCCGCGGGCGGTTGATGTTCACATATTTTCACTACGCAAGAAACTTGGACCGGCTGGTATGCAGATTGAGGCGGTTCGAGGGATTGGTTACCGCTTTAAGGAAGATGCATAA